A single window of Candoia aspera isolate rCanAsp1 chromosome 3, rCanAsp1.hap2, whole genome shotgun sequence DNA harbors:
- the RGS18 gene encoding regulator of G-protein signaling 18, which translates to MDNPLVLSSQLNSASRVKSLYKIMKSLNKEGAKPDTGSRSLEKRNRLSLLHKFELHPNMNFDKFEKLAKESSESPETVKKWAESFDQLISHKAGLDAFIKFLRSEFSEENIEFWMACEEYKKSKDASQLLLKAKTIYETFIESESPKEVNLDFNTKVSVSQNMVHPTHNMFDAAQNKIHALMEQDCYPRFLKSNLYLDLLHGRPFGCSALRRRSRSFTFNDFKDAQPDFAVWL; encoded by the exons ATGGATAACCCGCTGGTTTTATCCTCTCAGCTAAATTCTGCATCAAGAGTGAAATCACTCTATAAAATCATGAAATCCCTGAATAAAGAGGGGGCAAAGCCAGATACAGGAAGCAG GTCTCTCGAAAAGAGGAACCGGCTAAGTCTCTTGCATAAGTTTGAACTGCACCCAAATATGAATTTTGACAAATTTGAAAAACTAGCAAAGGAATCAAG TGAGTCTCCTGAAACTGTAAAAAAATGGGCTGAATCTTTTGACCAGCTAATTTCTCACAAAG CTGGCTTAGATGCATTCATCAAGTTCCTAAGAAGTGAGTTTAGTGAAGAGAACATTGAATTTTGGATGGCATGTGAAGAGTATAAGAAAAGCAAAGATGCCTCCCAACTTCTACTCAAAGCAAAGACAATTTATGAAACATTCATTGAAAGTGAATCACCAAAAGAG gTCAACCTTGATTTTAATACCAAAGTCTCTGTAAGTCAGAATATGGTTCACCCAACACACAACATGTTTGATGCTGCACAGAATAAAATTCATGCCCTGATGGAACAAGACTGTTATCCACGCTTCCTAAAGTCTAACCTTTACTTAGACTTACTTCATGGCAGACCTTTTGGCTGTTCTGCTCTTAGACGGAGATCACGTTCTTTTACTTTCAATGACTTCAAAGATGCCCAGCCAGATTTTGCTGTCTGGCTGTAA